The genomic segment TGAATTTACAGACGCACATCGCGAGGCGAGTGAGGTACTTTTGAAGTCGATGGTCGATCAGATGGCCCTGGGTATTTCACAGGCGCGAGGCACAACGCCTGAAGCCGTACGCGATCTCATCAATCGCGGACCATTTTTAGCGTTGTCTGCCCATGCCGAAGGCCTGGTAGATAGCCTGGCGTATTGGGATGAAGTGCGCGATCTGGTAAAAAATGAGCATGGCGAAGATGCCAAATGGCTGGATATTGTGAATTATCTCAAGCGCATTGATGAAAAGCCATATAGTGAAGGGACAAAAGTGGCGTTGATTTACGGCGTGGGACCCGTGCATCGTGGCAAGAGCGACTACGATCCTTTTTATGCGTCTGGTACAATGGGCGCGAGTACGCTGACCAAAGCTTTTCGCGATGCAGCAAAAGATAAGGATGTGCGTGCAATTTTGTTTCGAATAGATTCTCCCGGTGGGTCTTACGTGGCTTCTGATGCGATCTGGCGCGAGGTTGCCAAAGCTAAGAAGGCGGACAAGCCAGTAGTTGTATCAATGGGTAATGTAGCCGGATCCGGAGGATATTTTGTGGCGATGAATGCCGATAAAATTGTGGCGCAACCCGGCAGCATTACGGGATCTATTGGGGTGTTGGCAGGCAAGTTTATAACAACTGAATTTTGGAAACGTCTGGGTATGACCTGGGATACGGCACAAGTGGGAGAAAATGCGCTGATATGGAGCACGGGTGTAGAATTTACACCCGAACAATGGGCGAGATTTCAGACGTGGTTGGACCGCATTTACGAAGATTTCACGGCAAAGGTGGGCGAAGGACGCAATATGTCACGGGCCGATGTTCACGCTGTGGCAAAGGGACGAATCTGGACAGGGAAGGATGCAAAATCGCACGGTCTGGTCGATGAATTGGGCGGCATGAAGACCGCGATGCGTCTGATTCGGGAGGCATTGGAATTGGAAGCTGATGCATCTCTCAACCTCGTGGTATTTCCCAAAGAAAAGACGTTAATAGAACAGGTGATGGAAAAAGGCCTGATCCGCACGATGAGCAATGGCGATGCGCTGGTGAGACTCACCGCAGAGTTGCAACCCGTTTTTCGCCTTGCGCGCACAGTGGGGCAGCCGCGACAGGTTTTGGAGATGACACCCGTAGATATTCGGTAATAAAGGAGGGCATGATGATTACCGCAGATTTTGAAGCGTATTTGACAGATGACTGGTATGGGCAGCAGATAACAGTTGACGCTTTGCTGGAATGTGAAGCCGAAGCGGGGTTTGAGATGGCGGTGGTAATGCCACAGACCAAACCCCTTCCGGATAATGATGGATTGCTCGACAAGACAGCGGAACACCCTCAGCTTTTGCCCTGTCCGCTCGTGGATCCACATTGGGGCGAAGAAGGAATTGCAGCACTAAAGGATTATGTAGAGCGCGGTGCTCAAGGCGTAAAACTGATGGGCGCTATTCACAAATACAATGTGGATGATCCCATGGTCATTCCGTTTGTTGAGACGGCGCGCGATCTGGGGATTGTGGTATCCATTCATTCTGGACGCGACAACT from the Gemmatimonadota bacterium genome contains:
- a CDS encoding amidohydrolase family protein; protein product: MMITADFEAYLTDDWYGQQITVDALLECEAEAGFEMAVVMPQTKPLPDNDGLLDKTAEHPQLLPCPLVDPHWGEEGIAALKDYVERGAQGVKLMGAIHKYNVDDPMVIPFVETARDLGIVVSIHSGRDNCSAERIGNVARQVPGVPIIMDHMGFPDGFDTALEVCRECSDVYLGTTILRFHKLWAINPEETVPHEVKQAVGELGPERIVFGSNLPEYRPIQVKRAIQRLELGDDAEALIFGGNLGRIYGIE
- the sppA gene encoding signal peptide peptidase SppA; this translates as EFTDAHREASEVLLKSMVDQMALGISQARGTTPEAVRDLINRGPFLALSAHAEGLVDSLAYWDEVRDLVKNEHGEDAKWLDIVNYLKRIDEKPYSEGTKVALIYGVGPVHRGKSDYDPFYASGTMGASTLTKAFRDAAKDKDVRAILFRIDSPGGSYVASDAIWREVAKAKKADKPVVVSMGNVAGSGGYFVAMNADKIVAQPGSITGSIGVLAGKFITTEFWKRLGMTWDTAQVGENALIWSTGVEFTPEQWARFQTWLDRIYEDFTAKVGEGRNMSRADVHAVAKGRIWTGKDAKSHGLVDELGGMKTAMRLIREALELEADASLNLVVFPKEKTLIEQVMEKGLIRTMSNGDALVRLTAELQPVFRLARTVGQPRQVLEMTPVDIR